TGTCGCCGCTGGTCGCGTCCTTCGCGCCTCGCTTGTAGCCGCTGGCATCGTTGGGCCGGTTGAAGTCGCGATAGCCGATCGGCAGCAGATGCCGCAGCACGGTGCCGTCCGCGTAGGTCGCGACGAGCGTGTAGTCGCAGCCGTTGCCGACGCAGTAATAGCCGCTCCAGCCGCCCGGCTTGTCGCTCAGGATGCGGTCCACGTCGGCCTGCACGGTCGGGTCCATGCGCTGCGGCAGGTTGCCGGTCCAGGCCGGCGTCACCACCATCGTGCTGGCCGTCGGCGCCAGGTTGAAGTGGGACACGGTGCCGATCACCGTCTGGACCTGCTGGTCGAGCTGGAGCACGTCGACACCCGCCCGCGCGCGGTCGTCGTTCGAGACTTTCTCGAACGCGCCCGTCGTGCGGTTCCAGCGCTTGTAGCCGCCGTCGAAGCTCGCGTCCGGGAACAGCTTGTCCAGGAAGCCCTGCTGCATGATCGCCGCCTGGTAGTCGGAGAAGGCGTTCCAGCGGTAGGTCTGCGCGTTGCGGTCGTCGTCGCCGCCGGACATCGGCGTGCGCTGGTAACAGACGCCGTTGACGGTGCGCGCGCCGCAATCCTGTCCGCTGAACTCCCGCGTCGTCAGCAGTTGCTGCTTCACGCTGTCGAAGCTCCAGACCGAGCCGCTCTTCGTCCCCATCGGATACGGATCGTCGCCAGCATCCGCCGCCGCGTCCGCATGCGGCAGTCCGTAGGCATGGCCCATCTCGTGGTTGAAGATCGCCGAGTAGATTGTGTCGGGGCGGTAGTCGCCGCCCGACACGGCCACGCCGCCGCCGCCCAGTCCGCCGCCGGTCGAGGCCGCCACCTGCTTGCCGCCGTTGATCGTCTGCACGAAGCCGTAGAAGCCCGCCGCGAACGAGCCGTCGCGGTTGCCCGTCCAGCCGCGCATGTCGCCGAGGATGCGCAGCATCCGGGCGTTGGTGTCGCCGTCGATCGCGCGGTAGTCGGCCCATGAGGAGACCGTCATCGCCGGATAGCAGAACTTGTCGTCGTTGCGGCCGGGCACCGCGAGCTGGTCGATCGTCACCGCGCCCGCGACGCGCGTGTCGAGCTTCGCGACGGGCAGCTTCTCGCGGTACTCGACGTCGATGGCGTAGCCCGCGGTCGCCGCGGCGCCGAGCTTGAAATCCGCCACCACGGACTGCGCCACGCGCGCGCCGAAGAGATACATCGGCACGGTGTGATGCTTGAGCGTCGTCGCCGGCGTGACCGTCAGCGCGATGGTGCGCGGCGACGAGAAGTCGACGTTGCCGACCTCCAGCTTCGCGCCGATCTGCACCCATTCAC
This genomic stretch from Mitsuaria sp. 7 harbors:
- a CDS encoding M66 family metalloprotease, encoding MIPAGGRTLQSPNEVKNNTSRKLQLVADRAALLMLEPASGVNTLVVRARLADGRTLGPLTMNVPAKLPAADGGGVAYSTVKYSALLPREWVQIGAKLEVGNVDFSSPRTIALTVTPATTLKHHTVPMYLFGARVAQSVVADFKLGAAATAGYAIDVEYREKLPVAKLDTRVAGAVTIDQLAVPGRNDDKFCYPAMTVSSWADYRAIDGDTNARMLRILGDMRGWTGNRDGSFAAGFYGFVQTINGGKQVAASTGGGLGGGGVAVSGGDYRPDTIYSAIFNHEMGHAYGLPHADAAADAGDDPYPMGTKSGSVWSFDSVKQQLLTTREFSGQDCGARTVNGVCYQRTPMSGGDDDRNAQTYRWNAFSDYQAAIMQQGFLDKLFPDASFDGGYKRWNRTTGAFEKVSNDDRARAGVDVLQLDQQVQTVIGTVSHFNLAPTASTMVVTPAWTGNLPQRMDPTVQADVDRILSDKPGGWSGYYCVGNGCDYTLVATYADGTVLRHLLPIGYRDFNRPNDASGYKRGAKDATSGDNFATFAVNLPTGRGGLTKLQLFSTPHGSQWQTRFTAMNAADFGGSLPLVNEWTPADGATGGRGAPGTTQFDTASCRAGAVVKRPAR